One window from the genome of Desulfonatronum thiodismutans encodes:
- the cimA gene encoding citramalate synthase codes for MTAISIYDTTLRDGAQSEDLHLSTEDKIRIARKLDELGIAYIEGGWPVSNPTDLHFFKDIKNYDLKTARVACFGSTHNPKGSPDNDPNLKAVLQARTEVVTLFGKTWDIHVQEALRTTLEHNLEIIAGSLAHVRPEVKELFFDAEHFFDGFKAQPEYALHCLRKAWEAGADVLVLCDTNGGCLPQEIGEIVTRVQEALPGAKLGIHTHNDSETAVASSLIAVANGAVQVQGTINGYGERCGNANLCSVIPNLELKMGCTCLPEGHLPLITATAHFVSEVANLKPFLRQPFVGNSAFAHKGGIHVSAVTRNPMTYEHIQPELVGNKQRILLSDLAGRSNILFKAKQFGFHLEKDDPFVSELLAEIKQRESTGYEYAAAEASFELLLNQTLGRMRRYFSLLSFRVIDARHEDQAQPWAEATVMLKVGGVVEHTAAAGQGPVNALDHALRKALERFYPNLKEMRLVDFKVRVLSGRSGTASHVRVLIESGDAHSSWITVGVSHNIIEASWQALEDSMNYKLFKDDQRKLEQITTEK; via the coding sequence ATGACCGCCATCAGCATCTACGACACCACCCTGCGCGACGGGGCCCAGTCCGAGGACCTGCATCTCTCCACTGAAGACAAAATCCGCATCGCTCGAAAACTGGACGAGTTGGGCATTGCCTACATCGAGGGCGGCTGGCCCGTATCCAACCCCACGGACCTGCATTTTTTCAAGGACATCAAGAACTACGACCTGAAAACCGCCCGGGTGGCCTGTTTCGGCAGCACCCACAACCCCAAGGGTTCGCCGGACAACGACCCCAACCTGAAGGCCGTGCTCCAGGCGCGGACCGAGGTGGTCACCCTGTTCGGCAAGACCTGGGACATCCACGTCCAGGAGGCCCTGCGCACAACCCTGGAGCACAACCTGGAGATTATCGCCGGCTCGCTGGCCCATGTCCGCCCGGAGGTCAAGGAGCTGTTTTTTGACGCCGAGCACTTCTTCGACGGCTTCAAGGCCCAGCCCGAGTACGCGCTGCATTGCCTGCGCAAGGCCTGGGAGGCCGGGGCGGACGTCCTGGTGCTCTGCGACACCAACGGCGGCTGCCTGCCCCAGGAAATCGGGGAAATCGTAACCCGGGTCCAGGAGGCCCTGCCCGGAGCCAAGCTGGGCATCCACACCCACAACGATTCCGAAACCGCGGTGGCCAGCTCGCTCATCGCCGTGGCCAACGGCGCGGTCCAGGTCCAGGGAACCATCAACGGCTACGGGGAACGCTGCGGCAACGCCAACCTCTGTTCCGTGATTCCCAACTTGGAACTGAAAATGGGCTGCACCTGCCTGCCCGAGGGCCACTTGCCCCTGATTACGGCCACGGCCCATTTCGTCTCCGAAGTGGCCAACCTGAAGCCTTTTTTGCGCCAGCCCTTTGTGGGCAACTCCGCCTTTGCCCACAAGGGCGGCATCCATGTCAGCGCGGTGACGCGCAACCCCATGACCTACGAGCACATCCAGCCGGAACTGGTGGGCAACAAACAGCGCATTTTGCTCTCGGACCTGGCCGGGCGCAGCAACATCCTGTTCAAGGCCAAACAGTTCGGCTTTCACCTGGAAAAGGACGACCCCTTTGTCTCCGAGCTGCTGGCCGAGATCAAGCAGCGGGAAAGCACCGGCTACGAATACGCCGCGGCCGAGGCCTCCTTTGAGCTGCTCCTGAACCAGACCCTGGGCCGGATGCGCCGCTATTTCAGCCTGCTCAGCTTCCGGGTCATCGACGCCCGCCACGAAGACCAGGCCCAGCCCTGGGCCGAAGCCACGGTGATGCTCAAGGTCGGCGGAGTGGTGGAACACACCGCCGCGGCCGGGCAAGGCCCGGTCAACGCCCTGGACCATGCCCTGCGCAAGGCCCTGGAGCGCTTCTACCCCAACCTCAAGGAAATGCGCCTCGTGGACTTCAAGGTCCGGGTGCTCTCCGGGCGCTCCGGAACGGCCTCCCATGTCCGCGTGCTCATCGAGTCCGGCGACGCCCACTCCAGCTGGATCACCGTGGGCGTATCCCACAACATCATTGAAGCCAGCTGGCAGGCCCTGGAAGATTCCATGAACTACAAGCTGTTCAAGGACGACCAGCGCAAACTGGAGCAGATCACCACGGAAAAATAG
- a CDS encoding aspartate kinase, which yields MRIVVQKFGGTSVANLECMRQVMAKNKKVLDQGAKLVVVLSAMAGETNRLLGMAKQWSTRPDPWELDALVATGEQVSVALFAMLLKDHGIRARSVLGHQAEILTDCSAGRARILGINTERLMELLEKHDVLVVAGFQGCDIRQRITTLGRGGSDTSAVAMAAALHADLCEIFTDVDGVYTTDPNICPKARKINRITYDEMLEMASMGAKVLQIRSVQFAKKYSVPVHVRSTFSDEPGTIVTKEEEGMEEALVSSIAYDKDQARVTLMDVYDEPGVAATIFAPISDADIVVDMIVQNPSREGLTDMTFTVPRGDLDGTIRILERMKTEIGAPAVVSDAHVSKVSIIGVGMRNHSGVAAMAFTALKNEGINILMISTSEIKISILLDEKYTELAVRTLHEAFGLDKPATPTHCEQT from the coding sequence ATGCGGATCGTAGTTCAGAAGTTCGGCGGCACGTCCGTGGCCAACCTGGAGTGCATGCGCCAGGTCATGGCCAAAAACAAGAAAGTTCTGGACCAGGGAGCCAAGCTGGTGGTGGTCCTTTCGGCCATGGCCGGGGAAACCAATCGGCTCCTGGGCATGGCCAAGCAATGGAGCACCCGCCCCGATCCCTGGGAACTGGACGCCCTGGTGGCCACCGGGGAGCAGGTTTCCGTGGCTCTTTTCGCCATGCTGCTCAAGGACCACGGCATCCGGGCCCGTTCCGTGCTCGGCCATCAGGCTGAAATCCTGACCGACTGCTCCGCCGGACGGGCCAGGATTCTGGGGATCAACACCGAGCGACTCATGGAACTGCTGGAAAAGCACGACGTTCTGGTGGTCGCGGGCTTCCAGGGCTGCGACATCCGTCAACGCATCACCACCCTGGGCCGGGGAGGCTCGGACACCTCGGCCGTGGCCATGGCCGCCGCGCTGCATGCTGATCTGTGTGAAATCTTCACGGACGTGGACGGCGTGTACACCACGGACCCGAACATCTGTCCCAAGGCCCGCAAGATCAACCGGATCACCTATGACGAGATGCTGGAGATGGCCAGCATGGGGGCCAAGGTGCTCCAGATCCGGTCTGTTCAGTTCGCAAAAAAATATTCGGTCCCGGTGCATGTCCGCTCCACGTTTTCCGACGAACCGGGAACCATTGTCACCAAGGAGGAGGAAGGCATGGAAGAAGCGCTGGTGTCCAGCATCGCCTACGACAAGGATCAGGCCAGGGTCACCCTGATGGACGTGTACGACGAACCGGGCGTGGCCGCGACGATCTTCGCGCCCATTTCCGACGCGGACATCGTCGTGGACATGATCGTCCAGAACCCCAGCCGGGAGGGCCTCACGGACATGACCTTCACCGTGCCCCGGGGCGACCTGGACGGGACCATCCGCATCCTGGAGCGCATGAAGACCGAGATCGGGGCCCCGGCCGTGGTCTCCGACGCCCATGTCAGCAAGGTCTCCATCATCGGCGTGGGCATGCGCAACCACTCCGGCGTGGCGGCCATGGCTTTCACGGCCTTGAAGAACGAGGGCATCAATATTTTGATGATCAGCACCTCGGAGATCAAGATTTCCATTCTTCTTGACGAAAAGTACACCGAACTGGCCGTGCGCACCCTGCACGAGGCCTTTGGCTTGGACAAGCCGGCAACTCCGACGCACTGTGAGCAGACATGA
- the tsaE gene encoding tRNA (adenosine(37)-N6)-threonylcarbamoyltransferase complex ATPase subunit type 1 TsaE, which yields MPSPPSPLHLHLKDHEATIALGVCFVEAMRALGVYPALLLDGELGAGKTTFTRGAVQALPGGDEAEVASPSFNYLNVYPTEPETYHFDFYRLQDRGLDDELFCALHEPARLVIAEWASYCRSGDLPGDHLAVLFTARPDAREATIRARGATAERVLCRLRDSLSTHFPFHDALQGGDPKCGS from the coding sequence ATGCCTTCACCGCCGTCACCGCTTCATCTCCACCTCAAGGATCACGAAGCCACCATTGCCTTGGGCGTCTGCTTTGTCGAGGCCATGCGAGCCTTGGGCGTGTATCCGGCGCTGTTACTGGACGGCGAGTTGGGGGCGGGGAAGACCACGTTTACCCGGGGCGCGGTTCAGGCTCTGCCCGGCGGGGACGAGGCCGAGGTGGCCAGCCCCAGCTTCAATTACCTGAACGTCTACCCCACTGAGCCGGAAACGTATCATTTTGATTTTTACCGGCTGCAAGACCGGGGATTGGACGACGAATTGTTCTGCGCCCTGCACGAACCGGCCCGACTGGTCATCGCGGAATGGGCCTCTTACTGTCGGTCCGGCGACCTGCCCGGAGATCACTTGGCCGTATTGTTCACCGCGCGACCGGATGCTCGTGAGGCGACCATCCGAGCCCGAGGCGCAACCGCCGAACGGGTGCTCTGTCGCCTGCGCGACAGCCTTTCCACTCATTTTCCGTTTCACGACGCCCTGCAAGGAGGAGATCCGAAATGCGGATCGTAG
- a CDS encoding CBS domain-containing protein has product MRTAKDIMTRDVVTVTPDTDVNAAAKILLERDFNGLPVLDDHGKLVGVLCQSDLVVQQREFPLPSFFTLLGGFVALTSLSQLQRAVDKMAATKVSQAMTPDPVSVSPDTPVNKLADLMAEKKYHTIPVLEEGKLVGVVGKKDILRLLASSEE; this is encoded by the coding sequence ATGCGGACAGCCAAGGACATCATGACCCGGGACGTGGTCACCGTGACACCGGATACGGACGTCAACGCGGCGGCCAAGATTCTTTTGGAAAGGGACTTCAACGGCCTGCCCGTGCTGGATGATCACGGCAAGCTGGTGGGCGTTCTCTGCCAAAGCGATCTCGTGGTCCAGCAACGCGAATTCCCCCTGCCCTCGTTTTTCACCCTGCTGGGCGGCTTCGTGGCCCTGACCTCCCTGAGCCAGCTCCAACGCGCCGTGGACAAGATGGCCGCCACCAAGGTCAGCCAGGCCATGACCCCGGACCCGGTCAGCGTCTCACCGGATACGCCGGTCAACAAGCTGGCCGACCTGATGGCCGAAAAGAAATATCACACCATCCCGGTGCTGGAAGAGGGAAAGCTGGTCGGCGTGGTGGGCAAGAAGGACATTCTTCGCCTTCTGGCCAGTTCCGAGGAATAA
- a CDS encoding bifunctional ADP-dependent NAD(P)H-hydrate dehydratase/NAD(P)H-hydrate epimerase — MYRPLPTPEEMARWDSTAQRDYGLLQELLMENAAREALGVLLREFGPVEGKQVVLLAGPGNNGGDAFALARYLADHGARVSTFHVKPPEAYTGAAAYHLDLLNKLRLPLVPLPDAHIDHLRRPDILVDGLLGTGFQGELRTEYRQWIEYINRLPKEVFVLSLDIPTGLNGLTGRPSPIAVKASATVSFEATKLGPALPEAAPYVGRERARPIGIPFRVKQAQPPGQFLLERDVLNLLPPSEDLLHKGTAGHVLVVGGSPGLTGAPLLSALAALRCGAGLSSVACPAELASEIKAGCPEVMLLPLGRGTSWSRDCVDDLSEALARFNSLILGPGLGRSPEAAAFCQALLALDLPPLVGDADFLYALAQNQDLFTQLPLNSILTPHPGEMAMLSGLSIEQVQANRIETAREYARKWNVILVLKGAGTVIASGEGAVYVSPFACPNLAVGGSGDVLCGVLGALLATGLDPLSAANAGVYWHGLAGMELRKRFPRRGNLAREIADMLPHVVA, encoded by the coding sequence ATGTACCGCCCGTTACCCACACCGGAAGAAATGGCCCGTTGGGACTCCACGGCCCAGCGCGACTATGGTCTGCTGCAGGAACTGCTCATGGAAAACGCCGCCAGGGAGGCTTTGGGCGTTCTGCTTCGGGAATTCGGACCGGTTGAGGGAAAACAGGTCGTGCTTTTGGCCGGTCCGGGCAACAACGGCGGGGACGCCTTTGCCCTGGCCCGGTACCTGGCCGACCACGGCGCCAGGGTCAGCACGTTTCACGTCAAGCCGCCCGAGGCCTATACCGGCGCGGCCGCCTACCACCTGGACCTGCTGAACAAGCTGCGCCTGCCTTTGGTCCCGTTGCCCGACGCCCACATCGACCATCTGCGCCGACCGGACATTCTGGTGGACGGCTTGCTGGGCACCGGCTTCCAGGGGGAGTTAAGGACGGAGTACCGGCAATGGATCGAATACATCAACCGCCTGCCCAAGGAAGTCTTCGTCCTGTCCCTGGACATCCCCACGGGTTTGAACGGGCTGACCGGACGCCCTTCGCCCATTGCCGTCAAGGCTTCGGCCACGGTCAGCTTCGAGGCGACCAAGCTCGGCCCGGCCCTGCCGGAAGCCGCCCCGTACGTGGGCCGGGAACGTGCCCGCCCCATCGGGATTCCGTTTCGGGTTAAACAGGCCCAGCCGCCTGGACAATTCCTGCTGGAGCGTGACGTTCTGAACCTGCTTCCTCCTTCCGAAGACCTGCTGCACAAGGGCACGGCCGGGCATGTACTGGTGGTCGGAGGTTCTCCGGGGTTGACCGGGGCCCCTCTGCTCTCGGCCCTGGCCGCCCTACGCTGCGGAGCCGGACTATCCTCCGTGGCCTGTCCGGCTGAGCTTGCCAGTGAAATCAAGGCCGGGTGTCCCGAGGTGATGCTCCTGCCCCTGGGCCGCGGGACCTCCTGGAGCCGGGACTGTGTCGACGACCTGTCCGAAGCTCTCGCCCGCTTCAACTCGCTGATTCTCGGCCCGGGACTCGGTCGCTCTCCGGAGGCGGCTGCCTTTTGCCAAGCCCTTTTAGCCCTCGACCTGCCTCCCCTGGTTGGCGACGCGGACTTCCTGTACGCTTTGGCCCAAAACCAGGACCTTTTTACCCAACTTCCGCTGAACTCCATCCTCACCCCCCACCCTGGCGAAATGGCGATGCTCAGCGGGCTGTCCATTGAGCAGGTCCAGGCAAACCGAATTGAAACGGCCCGGGAATACGCCCGGAAATGGAACGTCATCCTGGTGCTTAAGGGGGCCGGAACGGTCATTGCCTCCGGCGAAGGGGCCGTGTATGTATCCCCATTTGCCTGCCCAAACTTGGCGGTGGGAGGTTCCGGCGACGTACTTTGCGGCGTCCTGGGTGCCCTGCTGGCCACGGGCCTCGACCCGCTGTCCGCCGCCAACGCGGGCGTGTACTGGCACGGCCTGGCGGGTATGGAATTGAGGAAACGCTTTCCCCGGCGAGGCAATCTGGCTCGGGAGATCGCGGATATGCTGCCACATGTAGTGGCCTGA
- a CDS encoding cytochrome c3 family protein, with the protein MVQPPGRGKVAVLVLLLVGAGLYAGMAFSMKVTDQPEFCGSCHVMYEAVRTHQVSPHANLACNECHAPETGVPKIIFKARAGTKDFYQNTLGDVFDVIHTTDKTKDVVNESCIRCHSMTILNVSEKMIEAKPYCTDCHRSVPHMSKLPISERRVSDE; encoded by the coding sequence ATGGTACAACCCCCCGGTAGAGGAAAGGTTGCCGTACTCGTGCTACTGCTCGTCGGTGCCGGGCTGTATGCCGGAATGGCCTTTTCCATGAAGGTCACGGATCAGCCGGAGTTTTGCGGCAGTTGCCACGTGATGTACGAGGCCGTTCGGACGCATCAAGTGTCCCCCCACGCCAACCTGGCCTGCAACGAATGCCATGCCCCGGAGACGGGGGTTCCCAAGATTATATTCAAGGCCAGGGCGGGGACCAAGGATTTCTATCAAAACACGTTGGGTGATGTTTTCGACGTCATTCACACGACGGACAAAACCAAGGACGTGGTCAATGAGAGTTGCATTCGATGTCACTCCATGACGATCCTGAACGTTTCCGAAAAGATGATCGAAGCCAAACCATACTGCACGGACTGTCACCGTTCCGTGCCGCACATGTCCAAATTACCGATTTCCGAAAGGAGGGTGTCGGATGAATAG
- a CDS encoding ammonia-forming cytochrome c nitrite reductase subunit c552 produces the protein MNRMLVMVCCAAAALGAMALVSCTEVPEPVTPSYTTTLSATEIKNSAFEEFFPVHYRTFLENNDDSQMTEYSGSIPHEKHLCEDPPKGWKYCQPYLKNLWMGYPFSYEYNRARGHTYALHDVLDIDRINRYSEQAGLPSTCYNCKTTKMVEWIPEYGDEFWAMEFHQFREEVDMDDHTIGCATCHDPQTMDLRITSVPLDAALKRQGKDWREASRNEMRSLVCAQCHVEYYFQDKKFGAAAKPVFPWDLGMDPENVYEYYKDHGSTTREGFEGHFIDWTHAVSDTPMIKIQHPEYETWYDGPHGAAGVACADCHMNYRRLDGKKKISSHRWTSPLKSPEMIKSACGQCHADKSPEYLKERVIYTQKRTWDQLLAAQELSVKAHEAVRLASEYAGYKRPDFDQLMIQARERVRKGGMFWDWVSAENSAGFHNPAKALETLARSQQASQEAVNYAMQATNYGIARNLEGDIKDIVPPITEHSRKLQQSQEHLDSHKWLGYLPLLPEADLVWDLNRRAQ, from the coding sequence ATGAATAGAATGCTTGTCATGGTCTGTTGCGCGGCCGCGGCCCTTGGGGCCATGGCCCTGGTGAGCTGTACTGAGGTGCCTGAGCCGGTCACGCCGTCTTACACGACCACGCTGTCGGCCACGGAAATCAAGAACAGCGCGTTTGAAGAGTTTTTTCCCGTTCACTACCGCACGTTCCTGGAAAACAACGACGACAGCCAGATGACCGAGTATTCCGGCTCGATCCCTCATGAAAAACACTTGTGCGAGGATCCGCCCAAAGGCTGGAAATACTGTCAGCCCTATCTGAAGAACCTCTGGATGGGGTATCCCTTCAGCTACGAATACAACCGGGCCCGCGGGCATACTTACGCCCTGCACGACGTTTTGGATATCGACCGGATCAATCGCTACAGTGAGCAGGCTGGTCTCCCCTCCACTTGCTACAACTGCAAGACCACCAAGATGGTGGAGTGGATTCCCGAGTACGGCGATGAATTCTGGGCCATGGAGTTCCACCAGTTTCGCGAGGAAGTGGACATGGACGACCACACCATCGGTTGCGCCACCTGCCATGATCCGCAAACCATGGACCTGCGGATCACCAGCGTTCCGCTGGATGCGGCCTTGAAGCGTCAGGGCAAGGATTGGCGCGAAGCCTCACGCAACGAGATGCGCTCCCTGGTTTGCGCCCAGTGCCACGTGGAATACTATTTCCAGGACAAGAAGTTCGGCGCCGCGGCTAAGCCGGTCTTTCCCTGGGATCTGGGCATGGATCCCGAGAATGTCTATGAATATTATAAGGATCACGGCTCCACCACTCGCGAGGGGTTTGAAGGGCATTTCATCGACTGGACCCACGCGGTTTCCGACACGCCGATGATCAAAATCCAACACCCCGAGTATGAAACCTGGTATGACGGCCCGCACGGAGCTGCCGGCGTGGCCTGCGCGGACTGCCACATGAACTACCGTCGGCTGGACGGCAAGAAGAAAATTTCTTCGCATCGCTGGACCTCCCCGCTGAAATCTCCGGAAATGATCAAGAGCGCCTGCGGGCAGTGCCATGCGGACAAGTCTCCGGAGTACCTGAAGGAACGGGTGATCTACACCCAGAAGCGGACCTGGGATCAGTTGCTGGCCGCTCAGGAGCTATCGGTGAAAGCTCACGAGGCCGTGCGCTTGGCCAGTGAATACGCCGGGTATAAGCGTCCGGACTTTGATCAACTGATGATCCAGGCTCGCGAGCGAGTCCGCAAGGGCGGCATGTTCTGGGACTGGGTCTCCGCGGAAAACAGCGCCGGCTTCCACAACCCGGCCAAGGCCCTGGAAACACTGGCCCGCTCGCAGCAGGCCAGTCAAGAGGCCGTGAACTACGCCATGCAGGCTACCAACTACGGCATAGCCCGGAACCTGGAAGGCGACATCAAGGACATCGTCCCGCCGATCACGGAGCACAGCCGCAAGCTGCAACAAAGCCAGGAGCACCTGGATTCCCACAAGTGGTTGGGGTATCTCCCGCTGCTTCCGGAAGCGGATCTGGTCTGGGACTTGAATCGCCGCGCACAATAA
- a CDS encoding type III pantothenate kinase — MPHLLLLDIGNTNTKIGVVRDDTILGTYSLPTSRDSTSDAWGLRIVQILGLHGLRPGDMSGWLVCSVVPPVGELARAAGERFCGCPVYFVPEDLPLPLENRYARPHEVGADRLVAGYAARSLFPSRSLIVVDFGTATTFDCIQDSAYLGGLICPGLYSSAAALASKTAKLPTIALDGVEPGPRIGRSTADSLRHGMVFGFAAMVEGLCVRLKTQLAPPVEVVVTGGPAKTLVEVCTGIDHHQPDLLMRGLMKTSLDNAHMLRKGVRV, encoded by the coding sequence ATGCCTCATCTGCTTTTGCTGGACATCGGCAACACGAACACCAAGATCGGCGTGGTGCGCGACGATACGATTCTTGGGACGTACAGTCTGCCTACCAGTCGGGATTCCACTTCTGATGCCTGGGGACTGCGGATCGTGCAGATTCTCGGTCTGCACGGACTACGTCCGGGGGATATGTCCGGGTGGCTGGTCTGTTCCGTGGTGCCGCCGGTGGGCGAACTGGCCCGGGCCGCGGGGGAGCGGTTCTGCGGCTGTCCGGTCTATTTCGTGCCCGAAGACCTGCCTTTGCCTTTGGAGAACCGTTATGCCCGGCCTCACGAGGTGGGCGCGGACCGGTTGGTAGCCGGGTACGCGGCACGGTCACTTTTTCCCAGTCGTTCGTTGATCGTTGTGGATTTCGGAACAGCCACGACCTTTGACTGTATTCAGGATAGCGCCTATTTAGGCGGATTGATCTGTCCCGGCTTGTATTCCTCTGCCGCGGCCCTGGCTTCGAAAACCGCCAAGCTGCCGACCATCGCCCTGGACGGAGTTGAGCCCGGTCCCCGTATTGGCCGGAGCACGGCGGATAGTCTCCGTCACGGGATGGTCTTCGGGTTCGCCGCCATGGTGGAGGGGCTGTGCGTCCGTTTGAAGACCCAGTTGGCCCCGCCCGTGGAGGTGGTGGTCACCGGCGGGCCGGCAAAGACGCTGGTGGAGGTTTGTACCGGGATTGATCACCATCAACCGGACTTGTTGATGCGAGGACTGATGAAGACCTCTTTGGATAATGCACACATGTTACGAAAAGGAGTACGAGTATGA
- the eno gene encoding phosphopyruvate hydratase has protein sequence MSSTIVGVWAREILDSRGNPTVEVEVALESGATGRSAVPSGASTGTREALEMRDNDPRRYGGKGVMTAVEHVREEIADAVIGLDALSQLKVDQALLDLDGTENKSRLGANALLGVSMATARASANYLGLPLFQYLGGVNAKILPVPMMNIMNGGAHAPNNLDIQEFMILPLGAESFSEALRMGAETFHALKSILTKDKHITSVGDEGGFAPNLKSHKEAFQYIMRAIDAAGYQPGVEIALAIDSAASEFYKDGKYVLSGENLRLSPEELIDYYSQFTQEFPLISIEDGHAEGDWDGWRKMTLAFEDRIQIVGDDIFVTNPDILAEGIQEGIANAILIKLNQIGTVTETLDTIELAKSASYGTVISHRSGETEDAFIADLAVGLNSGQIKTGSLCRSDRLAKYNQLLRIEEVLEEQGAYFGPSMIAQWLDVETEEDDA, from the coding sequence ATGAGCAGCACCATTGTCGGCGTTTGGGCCAGAGAAATTCTTGATTCCCGCGGAAACCCCACGGTGGAGGTGGAAGTCGCCCTGGAGTCCGGTGCCACCGGGCGTTCGGCCGTGCCTTCCGGAGCATCCACCGGTACCAGGGAAGCCTTGGAGATGCGCGACAACGACCCGCGCCGCTACGGCGGCAAGGGCGTGATGACCGCGGTGGAGCATGTCCGCGAGGAGATCGCGGACGCGGTGATCGGGCTGGATGCCTTGAGCCAGCTCAAGGTGGACCAGGCTCTGTTGGATCTGGACGGCACGGAGAATAAATCCAGGCTGGGGGCCAACGCTCTGCTGGGCGTGTCCATGGCCACGGCACGGGCATCCGCCAATTACCTTGGTTTGCCGTTATTCCAGTACCTGGGCGGGGTGAACGCCAAAATTCTGCCGGTGCCGATGATGAACATCATGAACGGCGGAGCCCACGCGCCCAACAACCTGGACATCCAGGAATTCATGATCCTGCCCCTGGGAGCCGAGTCCTTTTCCGAAGCCCTGCGCATGGGCGCGGAAACGTTCCATGCCTTGAAAAGCATTCTGACCAAGGACAAACACATCACCTCGGTGGGCGACGAGGGAGGCTTTGCGCCGAATCTCAAGAGCCACAAGGAAGCCTTCCAGTACATCATGCGGGCCATCGATGCCGCCGGGTACCAGCCGGGCGTGGAGATCGCTTTGGCCATCGACTCCGCTGCCTCGGAGTTCTACAAGGACGGCAAGTACGTGCTCAGCGGCGAGAATCTGCGATTGTCCCCGGAAGAATTGATCGACTACTACAGTCAGTTTACTCAGGAATTTCCTTTGATCTCCATTGAAGACGGCCATGCCGAGGGTGACTGGGACGGCTGGCGGAAGATGACCCTGGCTTTTGAGGATCGAATCCAGATCGTGGGCGACGACATCTTCGTGACCAATCCGGACATCCTGGCCGAGGGCATCCAGGAAGGCATCGCCAACGCCATTCTGATCAAGCTGAACCAGATCGGTACGGTCACTGAAACCCTGGACACCATTGAACTGGCCAAGTCCGCTTCCTACGGCACGGTTATTTCCCACCGCTCCGGGGAAACCGAGGACGCCTTCATCGCCGACTTGGCCGTGGGCCTGAACTCCGGTCAGATCAAGACCGGTTCCTTGTGCCGCTCCGACCGGCTGGCCAAATACAATCAATTGCTGCGCATCGAAGAGGTGCTGGAAGAGCAGGGCGCGTATTTCGGCCCGAGCATGATCGCCCAGTGGCTGGACGTTGAAACGGAAGAGGACGACGCGTGA
- the folD gene encoding bifunctional methylenetetrahydrofolate dehydrogenase/methenyltetrahydrofolate cyclohydrolase FolD, translating to MLLDGKRTAATIREELRREAAKLAASRDLPPGLAVILVGEDPASQVYVRNKERACAEVGIASRSLRLPVDVSQDHLEGLIRDLNADRSIHGILLQLPLPRGLEAQRCLELIDPKKDVDGFHPENMGRLTLGLPGLRPCTPAGVLELLARYDLSVAGKKAVVVGRSNIVGKPLALLLAQPGAQGNATVTLCHSRTPDLAGEMRRADFLFLAVGRPRFATADMVAPGAVVVDVGINRTDQGLVGDADFDALRDRVAAITPVPGGIGPMTIAQLLRNTVQAYAAD from the coding sequence GTGCTGCTGGACGGCAAGCGGACGGCGGCGACCATTCGCGAGGAACTGAGACGGGAAGCGGCCAAGTTGGCCGCTTCCCGCGATTTGCCTCCGGGGTTGGCCGTGATCCTGGTGGGCGAGGACCCGGCCTCCCAGGTTTATGTACGCAATAAGGAACGGGCCTGCGCCGAGGTGGGCATTGCGTCCCGAAGTCTGCGTCTTCCCGTGGACGTGTCCCAGGATCACCTGGAAGGCCTGATTCGCGATCTGAACGCGGACCGGTCCATCCATGGCATTTTGCTGCAACTGCCGTTGCCGAGAGGGTTGGAAGCTCAGCGCTGTCTGGAGCTGATCGACCCGAAGAAGGACGTGGATGGCTTTCACCCCGAGAACATGGGCCGGCTGACCCTGGGCCTGCCTGGGCTGCGGCCCTGCACGCCCGCCGGGGTTCTGGAGCTGCTGGCCCGGTACGACCTGAGCGTAGCCGGGAAAAAGGCCGTGGTCGTGGGCCGCAGCAACATCGTGGGCAAGCCGCTGGCCCTGTTGCTGGCGCAGCCTGGTGCCCAGGGCAACGCCACGGTGACCTTGTGTCACTCCCGGACACCGGATTTGGCGGGCGAAATGCGCAGGGCGGATTTCTTGTTCCTGGCTGTGGGCCGACCGCGATTCGCCACAGCGGATATGGTCGCCCCCGGGGCCGTGGTGGTGGACGTGGGCATCAACCGCACGGATCAAGGGCTGGTGGGCGACGCGGATTTCGACGCGCTACGCGACCGGGTCGCGGCAATCACCCCGGTTCCCGGCGGAATCGGCCCGATGACCATCGCCCAACTGCTGCGCAACACGGTTCAGGCGTACGCCGCCGACTGA